From the Bdellovibrio reynosensis genome, one window contains:
- a CDS encoding nitroreductase family protein, translating to MKMSRESQNFRNQYLCATSEKDMDGTKIFSLEVLTPFPIFFTFPLLDISAQLLSAEANFAILMPNNSVFCGVLLALGYKEQVSSEGLLFFIEPASLRHPISFGMKEYFQFASLQERSYFGLSHSDWKFSPTSHILPKFELPNKNRNIHSFADLIAVRKSAVAYKNTTVGFKGDYDLLLRDCYYLNEKGKFPVATAGGFQHFEIYFATSGLKDLDRGLYRIFSYKSEWEKISTDDYTKAIWESAFSQEYTKDCTNYFLFVLKLSEMSPKYGSRSHRFAFLGLGGLLDRLHLSSTSYGASYRTIGGFDEAIIKTILRITDENRIIGAVGAIGFD from the coding sequence ATGAAGATGTCTCGTGAAAGTCAAAATTTTAGAAACCAATATCTTTGTGCCACTTCTGAAAAAGACATGGATGGTACAAAAATTTTCAGTCTCGAAGTGTTGACACCTTTTCCTATTTTTTTCACTTTTCCACTGCTAGACATTTCCGCTCAACTCTTATCAGCCGAAGCGAATTTTGCAATTCTGATGCCAAACAATTCTGTGTTCTGTGGTGTCCTTTTAGCTCTAGGTTACAAAGAGCAAGTCTCTTCAGAAGGACTATTATTTTTTATTGAGCCTGCATCTTTAAGACATCCTATTTCGTTTGGTATGAAGGAGTACTTTCAATTTGCGAGTCTTCAGGAACGGTCATACTTTGGACTTTCCCATTCAGATTGGAAGTTTTCCCCGACATCCCATATCTTACCGAAGTTTGAATTGCCAAATAAGAACCGCAACATACATTCTTTCGCCGATTTGATAGCGGTAAGGAAATCTGCAGTAGCATACAAAAATACGACCGTTGGATTTAAAGGTGATTACGATCTTCTGTTACGTGATTGTTATTATCTTAATGAAAAAGGAAAATTTCCGGTCGCCACTGCTGGTGGCTTTCAACATTTCGAAATATATTTTGCTACCTCCGGATTAAAAGATTTAGATCGTGGACTCTATAGAATTTTTTCTTATAAATCGGAATGGGAAAAGATAAGCACTGATGATTACACAAAGGCAATCTGGGAGAGTGCCTTCAGTCAGGAGTACACTAAAGATTGCACGAATTACTTTTTATTTGTTTTGAAGTTGTCCGAAATGAGTCCGAAGTACGGAAGCCGGAGCCATCGGTTCGCGTTCCTTGGCCTCGGTGGATTGCTTGATCGTCTTCATTTATCATCAACTAGTTATGGTGCGTCCTACAGAACCATCGGTGGCTTTGATGAAGCAATCATTAAAACCATCTTACGGATTACTGATGAAAATAGAATTATTGGCGCCGTAGGTGCAATCGGCTTTGATTAA
- a CDS encoding ABC transporter substrate-binding protein: MNTIVRIPFYSTLNIESLDPSNITDGVQYQVLNSIYSSLLYYDSAGRLQGAIAESFETKNDRITFSIRRGIKTIDGDEITAEDVYLSYKRLLILNRNFHGRLIDFLDCEILPKRLSDSCSGLNWRDNKVEFKLKSPDYIVFFLPLVAGADYSIIPKKSLDPVTLKIIDYKNTSGPYFVSSTNNEKTIFSINLSNPLASMKNPTHVHLLNEIGANKIEMLNRGIVDILPTFTLVFKKNLEQISAIEEYNLYKTLPIRLTVLVFTDMGLKKLSSEQRIVVGKILKAAYLNKFKDSLELTETQEYFSIVGEGAIEPEQYEIIKNTFENAPTHINETVTADFADFLSRKGKEEIINSLPNFKFKELGEVEGLKSPDAPDVFSIATDAGGFDNLSLLNYTHSLNGFGMSDDEFTVWLSDYLKTSDRSDRLQKFRNLHFNMLNNGQIIPVGVSSFLAIAKKPWKFDGNPAFAVTPFWTIKHE, encoded by the coding sequence TTGAATACTATCGTAAGAATTCCCTTCTATTCGACTTTAAACATCGAATCCCTTGATCCCTCAAATATTACTGATGGTGTACAATACCAAGTTTTGAATTCAATTTATTCATCTCTGCTCTACTATGATTCCGCTGGAAGACTACAGGGTGCTATTGCTGAAAGTTTCGAAACTAAAAATGACCGTATAACATTCTCCATTCGACGAGGAATAAAAACCATTGATGGAGATGAAATAACAGCGGAAGATGTTTATCTTTCCTATAAAAGGCTGCTAATTCTCAATAGAAATTTTCATGGACGCTTGATTGATTTTCTTGATTGCGAAATTTTGCCTAAAAGACTTTCAGATTCTTGTTCTGGTTTGAATTGGAGAGACAACAAGGTTGAATTCAAACTAAAGTCACCAGACTATATAGTTTTTTTCCTACCTTTAGTTGCCGGTGCTGACTATTCGATTATTCCAAAAAAATCATTAGATCCGGTTACGCTAAAAATAATTGATTATAAGAATACGTCTGGTCCCTATTTTGTATCCTCTACAAATAATGAAAAGACCATATTTTCAATAAATCTTTCAAATCCACTTGCAAGCATGAAGAATCCCACCCACGTTCATCTCCTTAATGAGATCGGCGCCAATAAGATTGAAATGCTTAATAGGGGAATTGTTGATATTTTACCGACTTTCACTTTAGTCTTTAAAAAAAATCTCGAACAAATTAGCGCGATTGAAGAATACAACCTATATAAAACATTACCTATACGCCTTACCGTATTGGTTTTTACTGATATGGGACTTAAAAAGCTTAGCAGCGAGCAGCGAATTGTAGTTGGTAAAATACTAAAGGCAGCCTATTTAAACAAGTTCAAAGACTCTTTAGAATTAACAGAAACGCAAGAGTATTTTTCAATAGTGGGTGAAGGAGCCATAGAACCTGAGCAATATGAGATAATAAAAAATACTTTTGAAAATGCCCCCACCCATATAAATGAAACTGTTACTGCCGATTTTGCAGATTTTCTTTCGAGAAAAGGAAAAGAAGAAATTATAAATTCGCTTCCTAATTTTAAATTTAAAGAATTGGGAGAGGTTGAGGGGCTTAAGTCTCCTGATGCGCCAGACGTATTTTCAATTGCTACGGACGCCGGGGGATTCGATAACCTTTCCCTTCTAAATTATACGCATTCCCTAAATGGATTCGGGATGAGTGACGACGAGTTTACAGTTTGGTTGTCTGACTATCTCAAGACCTCAGATAGATCCGATAGACTACAGAAATTCAGAAACCTGCATTTTAATATGCTAAATAATGGACAGATAATCCCGGTTGGTGTCTCGTCTTTCTTAGCGATCGCAAAAAAACCATGGAAATTTGATGGGAATCCAGCATTTGCTGTAACTCCTTTTTGGACAATTAAGCATGAATAA
- a CDS encoding YcaO-like family protein: MNNNQNTIQWILDNSERLNLSVNAFKWNLPFETNIFDCRVSIKVNGEVREGRGSADSEELSFLKGFSEAIDRVTFFESMKFPTTNGMAVHTSLENAVLAARCELIERDAFFCHYLTKTPFLMAAIRIENLGFKPEIFEFLLSQGICFQLSEMISANECSSFIFVAHGLNANKKPLGLMFGMGCDIDPIKAACSAVYEGLRQIIANLMSNNLPVLDIANFQAQSFWGPDTHMALCNDLIYTESVISFFFTQGLETRTKASQLKTETIPYEILQLTGELKGAPFLVVKATDHRLQDLYFGPTEKDNVNLTRLTQFTGKSWTWNMVNKTPHPLA, encoded by the coding sequence ATGAATAATAACCAAAACACTATTCAGTGGATTTTGGACAACTCTGAAAGGCTTAACCTTTCAGTTAATGCATTTAAATGGAATCTACCTTTTGAGACAAATATTTTTGACTGCAGAGTAAGTATAAAAGTAAATGGCGAAGTTCGCGAGGGAAGAGGATCTGCTGATTCAGAGGAACTCTCTTTCTTAAAGGGTTTTAGTGAAGCGATAGATAGAGTTACATTTTTTGAGAGCATGAAATTTCCAACAACCAATGGCATGGCTGTCCATACTTCGTTAGAAAACGCCGTTTTGGCCGCGCGTTGCGAATTGATTGAGCGTGACGCCTTCTTCTGTCACTACTTAACAAAAACCCCGTTTCTAATGGCTGCAATAAGAATTGAGAACCTTGGTTTTAAGCCTGAAATTTTTGAGTTTCTTCTTAGTCAGGGGATTTGCTTTCAGCTCTCTGAAATGATCTCGGCGAATGAATGTAGTAGTTTTATATTTGTAGCACACGGTTTGAACGCGAACAAAAAGCCTTTGGGTCTGATGTTTGGTATGGGATGTGATATCGATCCGATTAAGGCCGCTTGTTCTGCCGTGTACGAAGGTTTAAGACAGATTATAGCTAATCTGATGTCCAACAATTTGCCAGTTCTTGATATCGCCAATTTCCAGGCTCAGTCGTTTTGGGGACCCGATACCCACATGGCGCTTTGTAATGATCTAATTTATACAGAGAGTGTGATTTCCTTTTTCTTTACTCAAGGGCTAGAGACTCGAACTAAAGCTAGCCAACTAAAAACGGAAACAATTCCTTACGAAATTCTTCAATTAACGGGAGAACTTAAAGGTGCTCCCTTCTTAGTGGTGAAAGCTACCGATCATAGGCTGCAGGACCTCTATTTTGGACCGACAGAAAAAGACAATGTTAATTTAACGCGCTTAACGCAGTTCACAGGGAAGTCTTGGACATGGAACATGGTCAACAAAACTCCACATCCGCTGGCGTAA